GCAGACCGCCACGGTCACGGCGCCGGCCTGGCCGTGGTCGAGCAGCGCGGCGGTGGCGTGCGGCAGGGAATGGATGATCTGCTCGGGCCGCGTGATCCGGTCGAAGAAGCGGCTGACCGGGCGCAGGGTGTCGTTGACGGTCATGTCGTAGCTGCCCGCCATCTCCAGCCCCTGCAGGATCGGGCCCTGACGGCGGCTGGCGAAGACGTCGCCCGGCAGGAGCAGCACGGGCACGCGGTTGAGCGTGGCGGTGCCGGCGCCGGTGACGAGGTTGGTGGCGGCCGGCCCGATCGAGGCCGTCACCGCCAGGGTCGAGGCGAGGTTGTGGGCGCGGGCATAGCCGATCGCCGCATGGACCATCGCCTGCTCGCTCTTGCCCTGATGGTAGGTCAGCCCGCCCGCGCCGGTCGCGAGGGCGTGGCCGAAGCCGCTGGCGTTGCCGTGGCCGAAGATGCCGAACACGCCGCCGATGAGCGGCCGTTCGCGTCCGTCGCGCCGGGTGTGCTGGGCCGCGAAGTAGCGCAGGATCGCCTGGGCGGTCGTCAGCCGGATGGTCTTCTGTCGGGTCATGGGCGGATTGCCTTTCCTCTGGGTGGGGATCGGTTCGGATGGGGGATCAGGCCGGGAGGCGGATCGGGGCGTCGCGCGGCTGCGCGGCCAGCGGGACGGCGGCGTCGGCGCCGACGACGAAGCTCTTCTCGACCTGCACGGAGGTGCCGTCGGCGAAGTGCCCGCCGGCTTCGAGGTTCACCACCATGCCGGGGGCGAGCACGGCATCGACCGGGTAGGTGCCGAGGCCGTCGCTCAGCACGGCGTCGCTCGGCGGCCCGAGCAGCGGCCATTCGCGGATGCCGAGGCCGAGGCCGTGCCCCTGCGCGACGAGGCCCGGGATCCGCCGCGCCTCGTCCTGCATCGCCGCCCAGGCCGAGGAAGCGGGCCGGCCCGGCCGCAGGGCGCGCTCGGCCGCCGCCAGCGCGGCGAGCGCGCCGGCGTGACGCTCGCGGTCGGCGGCCGTGAAGCCGGCCCGCGTCAGCGTCGTGCCGGTATCCGAGTAGTAGCGGCCACAGCGGGCACCGGCATCGAAGAAGAGGGCCGTGACGGGTTCCGGCGGCCTCGCGGCGTCGCACACGCCGCCGCCGGGCGCTCCGAAGACCAGGTGGTCGAAGTCGCAGTCCCGCTCCGCCAGGGCGACGCGGAACACGGTCCGCAGCGCCCGCGGATCGGCGTCGGCGGTCCAGGCGGCGAAGACGGCTTCCATCGCCGCCTCGGTGGCGGTCGCGGCCTCCCGCATCGTCCGGAGCGCCGCTTCGGTCTTCACCGCGCGCAGGCTGCGCAGCCAGAGCGAGGCGTCCCGGGTCGCCACCGGCTCCAGGCTTCGGGCGAGGCCGCGGCCGGCCCCGTCCCATTCCACACCGATGGTGCGGCCGGCGAGGCCCATCTCGGCCAGCAACAGGGACAGCGCGGCGTCGGCGTCGGCGGCCGGGCAGGCCCGGCCGTACAGCACGAGGCTGTCCGGCGCCGCCGCCTCGGCCGCCATCCGGGTGACCGCACGCGCCGCCAGCCCGACGCGACCGTCCCGGGTGAGGACGGCGTATCCGGCCTGGAAGGCGGCGTCGCCCGCGGGGCCGCCCATCCAGCCGCGCATCCGCTCGCCCAGCCACGTGAGATGGCCCGAGAGCAGAAACACGCTCTCGGGCGTCGTCGCGACGACGGCCTCAACGTCCCGTTCGCACAGATGCTCCGGTGTCATGTCTCCTCCCGCACTCCGTTCGACGGAGTGACTGGCTGTTCATATTTGAACTAGCGTTTCTGAGTAAGACTGCTAAAACAACCGGATCAACAGTACAACCCCTGATTCGTTGGCGGATCGATATTGCATTCTCGATGTCAGGGTGCTTCATATCGAAAACACGCAGTTCAGATATGAATTAATGGAGACGCGGAAGATGGTGGGCACCAAGCCGATGCCGTTCGGGGAACTGGTCCGATCGGGCACGACCTACGGCACCTTCGTCGGCCTCGGTTCGACGGTCGCGGCGGAGGTCTGCGCGCTGGCGGGCTTCGACTGGCTGCTGTTCGACCTCGAACACGGGGCGGGCAACGAGCGCGACCTGATCGGCCAGATCGCCGTCGCCAAACGCCACGGCGTCGGCACGGCGGTGCGCGTCGAGACGCCGACGCGCATCCGCTGCGGCCGCGTGCTCGACCTCGGCGTCGAGGCGGTGATGGCGCCCCGGCTCGACAGCGCCGAGGAGGCGGCGGCATTCGTCAGCCACCTGCGCTACCCGCCGCAGGGCGACCGCGGCGTCGCGACCTACCACTCCGCCGCCGCCTTCGGCCTCGATCCCGACTATCTCGGCCGTGCCAACGACGCCGTGGTGGCGATCGTGCAGATCGAGACGCAGCCGGCCCTGTCGGACGTGGAGCGCATCGCCCGCACGCCCGGCGTCGATGTCCTCTTCGTCGGGCCGCGCGACCTCGCCGCAGCCCTCGGCACCACGCCCTCCCTCGACGCGCCCGACTTCGCCGCCGCCCTGCGCCGCGTGGTCTCCGCCTGCCGCAGTGCCGGCATCGGCGCCGGCGTGCTCGCGGGCGACGCGGCCAGCGCCGCGCGCTACGTCCAGATGGGCTTCGCCTTCGTCGGGATCGGCTCCGATTCCGCCTTCATCGCCCAGGGCGGGCGGCAGGCGATCCGGGCGGCCAAGGCGTTGACGTGAGGCGCCGTCTCGGCGAGGTCGATCCTCGACGACGGGGAGTTGCCGATGCAGTCCGACGAGAAGCTCAAGTATAGCGCCCCGGCCGCCGCCTGCGCCGCCGACCTCCTGCTCGCCCTCGCGCGGGCGGACGGCCCGATGACGCTGGCGGCGCTGATCGAGCGGACGACCTATTCGCGCTCGCTGCTCTACCGCACCCTCAAGACCCTCGGCACCCGCGGCTTCGTCGTCGAGGAGGCCGCGCCCGGGATTTCGGGGAGCCTGCACTACCGTCTCGGCTCGGCCGCGGCGGAGATCGGCGGCGCCTACCAGAGCAACGTCCCGTTCGAGGAGAGCGTCCGCTCCGCCCTGCGCGCCCTGGCGCAGCGGACCGGTGAGACCGCGAGCGTGGCGACGATCGAGGGCGAGGACGTGCTCTACGTGATGCGCGAGGAGGGGCGCTACTCCGTGCTCGCGGTCTCGCGGGTCGGTAAGCGGCTGCCCGCCCACGCCACCGCCATGGGCAAGGCCCTGCTCGCCCGGTTCGACGACGGGGAGATCCGCGCCCTCTACGGGCGGGGCGAACTCCGGCGCTTCACCGGGAACACGATCACCGATTCCGGCGCCCTCCTGCGCAACCTCGCCGAGGTCCGCCTGCGCGGCTACGCGGTCGAGCATTCCGAACTGGTCCAGGGCCGCTGCTGCATTGCCTTCACGCTCCAGGCCGGCCCCGGTCCGGGCGACCTCCTGGGGATCAGCCTCTCCACCACGGAGGCGCGGTTCGAGGTCGAGCATGACGCGCTGATCCTGGAGGTTCTCTCCACGCGCGACGCGCTGCTGGCGGACCTGAGCCGGCGCCGGGTGCCGGGAGACCGGAAGGTCGCGCGCGACCTCACCGCCTCCCTCGGTGCGATCTCGCGCCGGTCGGTGCCGGCGGCGGCCGGCACCTGAACCCGGATCAGCCGCGGGCCGGAAATCGGCGCTCCTGGGTCGCGCCGGCATCGTAGCGGAGCGGCGAGCGGAAGGTCATGAACTCGACCCAGGTGCCCCACGGCATCCGGCCGAACCACAGCTGGTTGCCCGCCCCGGTCTCGCTGAGACCGAGGTCATTGGGGCCTTCGAG
The genomic region above belongs to Methylorubrum extorquens and contains:
- a CDS encoding M24 family metallopeptidase; the protein is MTPEHLCERDVEAVVATTPESVFLLSGHLTWLGERMRGWMGGPAGDAAFQAGYAVLTRDGRVGLAARAVTRMAAEAAAPDSLVLYGRACPAADADAALSLLLAEMGLAGRTIGVEWDGAGRGLARSLEPVATRDASLWLRSLRAVKTEAALRTMREAATATEAAMEAVFAAWTADADPRALRTVFRVALAERDCDFDHLVFGAPGGGVCDAARPPEPVTALFFDAGARCGRYYSDTGTTLTRAGFTAADRERHAGALAALAAAERALRPGRPASSAWAAMQDEARRIPGLVAQGHGLGLGIREWPLLGPPSDAVLSDGLGTYPVDAVLAPGMVVNLEAGGHFADGTSVQVEKSFVVGADAAVPLAAQPRDAPIRLPA
- a CDS encoding HpcH/HpaI aldolase family protein, translated to MVGTKPMPFGELVRSGTTYGTFVGLGSTVAAEVCALAGFDWLLFDLEHGAGNERDLIGQIAVAKRHGVGTAVRVETPTRIRCGRVLDLGVEAVMAPRLDSAEEAAAFVSHLRYPPQGDRGVATYHSAAAFGLDPDYLGRANDAVVAIVQIETQPALSDVERIARTPGVDVLFVGPRDLAAALGTTPSLDAPDFAAALRRVVSACRSAGIGAGVLAGDAASAARYVQMGFAFVGIGSDSAFIAQGGRQAIRAAKALT
- a CDS encoding IclR family transcriptional regulator yields the protein MQSDEKLKYSAPAAACAADLLLALARADGPMTLAALIERTTYSRSLLYRTLKTLGTRGFVVEEAAPGISGSLHYRLGSAAAEIGGAYQSNVPFEESVRSALRALAQRTGETASVATIEGEDVLYVMREEGRYSVLAVSRVGKRLPAHATAMGKALLARFDDGEIRALYGRGELRRFTGNTITDSGALLRNLAEVRLRGYAVEHSELVQGRCCIAFTLQAGPGPGDLLGISLSTTEARFEVEHDALILEVLSTRDALLADLSRRRVPGDRKVARDLTASLGAISRRSVPAAAGT